The Thermodesulfobacteriota bacterium genome window below encodes:
- the fusA gene encoding elongation factor G: protein MTDMVDEIRNVTLVAHQGAGKTSLAEIMLYNAGVSKRIGRVEDGNTIMDFEPEEIKRNSSISSSFHQLDWNKHSITLIDTPGDQNFFTDTRICMQAADGAVVLIDAVDGVKVQTEQAWEFATEFNMPCIIFINKLDRERADFSRTFKDATECFKPKPIITQLPIGSEQDFKGVVDLISMKAYTYDAEGKATKGDIPSDMHDMVTTEREAFIENVAEADDELIERYLEGETLTDDDIVAALKKGTLSREFVPVLCGSATNNIGIDLLMSFISDCMPSPKDGGAKSGIDPQNEKPIDRSPDPDAPFSAFVFKTVADPYAGRLSIFKVVSGKLGSDGNFYNVNKETKERFNQLLTIAGKEQKAASEAGPGAIVAVAKLKETTTGDTLCDETAKIKYECAKPLPNLISFALASKSKGDEDKIFISLSKLLEEDTALVLERNSETNEILLSGAGQIHIETTIEKLKRKFNVEAILNTPKVPYKETIKKKVRVQGKHKKQSGGHGQYGDCWIQMEPLPRGKGFEFVDAIVGGAIPKTYIPAVEKGIVESAPKGVLAGFPCVDFKVTLDDGSFHAVDSSEMAFKVAGSLAFKKAAEEAKPVLLEPIMKVTITTPDEFMGDIMGDLNGRRGRVLGMDSAGKNQVINAQVPMSEFLTYAPDLRSMTGGRGIFYMEFSHYDEVPAQISEKIIEEVNKAKE from the coding sequence ATGACTGATATGGTTGATGAAATAAGAAACGTCACACTCGTTGCGCATCAGGGAGCCGGAAAAACATCCCTGGCTGAAATTATGCTTTATAATGCAGGAGTCAGCAAAAGGATAGGACGCGTTGAAGATGGCAACACAATAATGGATTTTGAACCGGAAGAAATAAAACGCAATTCAAGTATCAGTAGTTCATTCCATCAACTGGACTGGAATAAGCATAGCATCACCCTTATTGATACCCCCGGAGATCAAAATTTCTTTACCGATACCAGAATATGCATGCAGGCTGCAGATGGTGCAGTCGTGCTCATTGATGCAGTGGATGGGGTAAAAGTTCAAACCGAGCAGGCATGGGAATTTGCCACAGAATTCAACATGCCGTGTATTATTTTTATCAATAAACTCGACCGAGAACGAGCGGATTTTTCACGTACTTTTAAAGATGCCACCGAATGTTTCAAGCCGAAACCGATTATTACCCAACTCCCCATCGGATCGGAACAAGATTTTAAAGGTGTGGTCGATCTTATCAGTATGAAAGCTTATACCTATGACGCAGAAGGCAAAGCCACCAAAGGCGACATACCTTCAGATATGCACGATATGGTTACCACAGAAAGGGAGGCATTTATTGAAAATGTTGCGGAGGCAGATGACGAACTGATTGAACGCTACCTGGAAGGGGAAACCCTGACGGATGATGATATTGTGGCTGCTTTGAAAAAAGGGACCCTATCCCGTGAATTTGTTCCGGTTCTTTGTGGATCTGCCACCAATAATATAGGCATCGATCTGCTTATGAGTTTTATTAGCGATTGTATGCCCTCCCCTAAGGACGGAGGCGCAAAATCTGGGATTGATCCACAAAACGAAAAGCCCATTGATCGCAGTCCTGATCCGGACGCGCCTTTTTCAGCCTTTGTATTTAAAACCGTGGCCGACCCATATGCCGGACGCCTTTCCATATTCAAAGTGGTTTCAGGTAAACTCGGTTCCGATGGGAACTTTTATAATGTAAATAAGGAAACCAAAGAAAGGTTTAACCAGTTGTTAACCATTGCTGGCAAGGAGCAAAAAGCGGCCTCAGAAGCCGGACCGGGTGCCATTGTGGCTGTGGCCAAACTCAAAGAAACCACCACCGGGGACACACTCTGTGATGAGACAGCCAAGATAAAATATGAATGCGCCAAACCGCTTCCCAACCTCATTTCTTTTGCGCTTGCATCCAAGTCAAAAGGAGATGAGGACAAAATATTCATTTCGTTGAGTAAACTTCTTGAGGAAGATACAGCATTGGTACTTGAACGCAATTCCGAAACAAATGAGATTCTCTTATCCGGCGCAGGCCAGATTCATATAGAGACCACCATAGAAAAGCTGAAAAGAAAGTTTAATGTTGAAGCCATACTTAATACTCCAAAAGTTCCCTATAAAGAGACCATCAAAAAGAAAGTCAGAGTTCAGGGGAAACACAAAAAGCAGTCCGGTGGTCATGGGCAATATGGTGACTGCTGGATTCAAATGGAACCCCTGCCCCGAGGCAAAGGGTTTGAGTTTGTGGATGCCATTGTGGGTGGTGCCATACCAAAAACTTATATACCTGCTGTTGAGAAAGGAATCGTTGAATCTGCCCCCAAAGGGGTTTTGGCTGGATTTCCCTGCGTCGATTTCAAGGTCACGCTGGATGACGGATCCTTTCATGCGGTTGATTCTTCTGAAATGGCGTTTAAAGTTGCCGGTTCCCTTGCGTTTAAAAAAGCCGCTGAAGAGGCCAAACCGGTTTTGCTGGAACCGATCATGAAGGTAACCATTACAACCCCTGATGAATTCATGGGGGATATCATGGGAGATTTGAACGGTAGACGCGGAAGAGTCCTGGGTATGGACAGCGCCGGTAAAAATCAGGTGATTAATGCACAGGTTCCCATGTCTGAATTTTTAACCTATGCGCCGGACCTAAGATCCATGACCGGTGGAAGAGGTATATTTTACATGGAATTTTCCCATTATGACGAAGTTCCCGCCCAGATATCAGAAAAGATCATTGAGGAAGTGAACAAAGCCAAAGAATGA